Proteins from one Ketobacter alkanivorans genomic window:
- a CDS encoding DUF6279 family lipoprotein codes for MQRLVRISLVLLMSVALTGCGVRFVYNQLDWLIPWYLDDYIELESEQEALFESRLASYLDWHRDDQLPKYAAFLHQIADKAETGLTVQDIAQIELQTEDFAQTLMDRMLTDLIDLLATASDKQIEQLFKRLKQDNETYRKEYIDVSPAKQRKARLKEVIKYAERWTGRLSDDQVLAISTWAEQFELMGPEIEQARLAWQQEFKRILMLREDRAAYDAAFRELIRNPKFGRSAKLQEKLEHNSEQVLQLYLALDKTLSPSQRKHMVDKLRSYADDFLILAQQK; via the coding sequence ATGCAGCGGCTTGTGCGTATCAGTCTGGTACTGTTGATGAGTGTGGCGCTAACCGGTTGTGGCGTTCGCTTTGTCTACAATCAACTGGACTGGTTGATTCCCTGGTACCTCGACGATTACATCGAACTGGAAAGCGAACAGGAGGCTTTGTTTGAGTCTCGCCTTGCATCCTATCTTGATTGGCACCGTGACGATCAATTGCCGAAGTACGCAGCATTTCTGCATCAGATCGCGGATAAAGCAGAAACCGGGCTTACGGTTCAGGACATTGCACAAATCGAACTGCAAACCGAAGACTTTGCTCAGACCCTGATGGATCGAATGCTGACGGATCTGATCGACTTACTGGCCACTGCCAGCGATAAACAGATTGAGCAACTGTTCAAGCGCCTGAAGCAGGATAACGAAACCTATCGCAAAGAATATATTGATGTCAGCCCGGCAAAACAGCGCAAGGCACGTCTTAAAGAAGTCATTAAGTATGCGGAGCGTTGGACAGGCCGATTGTCCGACGATCAGGTGCTCGCGATCAGCACCTGGGCCGAGCAATTTGAACTTATGGGCCCGGAAATCGAACAAGCGCGTTTAGCATGGCAACAGGAATTCAAACGCATTCTAATGTTGCGTGAAGATCGCGCCGCATACGATGCCGCATTTCGTGAACTGATACGTAATCCAAAGTTCGGGCGCAGCGCAAAATTACAAGAAAAGCTCGAACACAACAGCGAACAGGTGCTCCAGTTGTATCTGGCGTTGGATAAGACACTGTCTCCGTCGCAGCGTAAACATATGGTGGATAAGCTCCGCAGTTACGCCGATGACTTTCTCATTCTCGCGCAGCAAAAATAA
- a CDS encoding DUF1289 domain-containing protein, whose product MPLRPDPFKSNPTQSPCVRNCCLNGDDVCVGCGRTLEDIRHWTAFTPEQRTQALKAAKKRVEAFGSGPF is encoded by the coding sequence ATGCCGCTGCGTCCAGATCCTTTCAAATCCAACCCCACGCAGTCACCCTGCGTGCGCAACTGTTGCCTTAATGGCGATGACGTGTGCGTGGGCTGCGGTCGTACCCTGGAAGACATTCGCCATTGGACAGCCTTCACCCCAGAGCAGCGCACGCAAGCCCTGAAAGCAGCCAAAAAGCGGGTAGAGGCCTTCGGATCAGGGCCTTTTTAG
- a CDS encoding phosphatase PAP2 family protein, which translates to MEKSVVAAVAKMGHVDTFYCLRLNRLIRDVHLHRFFSTVSRLGDGVLWYSLMALFPLFMGAQGFVITALMILMAAWGVYLYKQIKKRSMRPRPFVSHSCIRQGARTLDQFSFPSGHTMHAVAFTILLTYAVPVLGIVLLPFAVLTGLARVVLGLHYPSDVFMGAVLGAFNAILLLGLFSAFLQ; encoded by the coding sequence ATGGAAAAATCGGTGGTAGCCGCCGTAGCAAAAATGGGGCATGTGGATACGTTTTACTGTTTGCGATTGAATCGACTGATTCGCGATGTTCACCTTCATCGCTTCTTCAGTACGGTTAGCCGCTTGGGTGATGGAGTGCTCTGGTACAGTCTTATGGCGCTGTTTCCTCTGTTCATGGGCGCTCAGGGATTTGTGATCACAGCGTTGATGATATTGATGGCAGCATGGGGCGTTTATCTATACAAACAGATTAAAAAGCGATCCATGCGGCCACGCCCGTTTGTAAGCCATTCCTGTATTCGGCAGGGGGCACGCACTCTGGATCAGTTTAGCTTTCCATCGGGCCACACGATGCATGCAGTGGCCTTTACGATACTTTTGACCTATGCCGTACCGGTGTTGGGCATTGTTCTATTGCCGTTCGCTGTGCTTACTGGTTTGGCGCGGGTGGTGCTGGGTTTGCACTACCCGAGTGATGTATTCATGGGCGCCGTGCTGGGGGCGTTCAACGCAATTCTGTTACTTGGCTTGTTCAGTGCCTTTTTGCAGTAA
- a CDS encoding DUF2489 domain-containing protein, with the protein MILLFAALSAVVLVLAGVAAWLWYKVWRNTQQEQQMQGQLQQQQAQTEQNRIDYIHESLNVIACAVLDKQCPVTEGCIRMAVLLDNLPLDCDTKHRFSVVFEVYNATRHIPTHSSWKALGRKQQRKFEQEMLALEREHDTAVMELMAYVKGNPFSRGVGASIN; encoded by the coding sequence ATGATACTGTTGTTTGCAGCGCTGTCTGCTGTGGTGCTGGTGCTTGCCGGAGTGGCCGCCTGGCTGTGGTACAAAGTGTGGCGGAACACACAACAAGAACAGCAAATGCAAGGCCAATTGCAGCAACAACAGGCCCAAACGGAGCAGAACCGTATCGACTACATTCACGAAAGCCTGAATGTGATTGCGTGCGCGGTACTCGACAAGCAATGCCCCGTGACCGAAGGCTGTATCCGAATGGCAGTGCTGCTGGATAACCTGCCATTGGATTGCGACACCAAGCACCGTTTTTCTGTCGTATTCGAGGTATACAATGCAACTCGACATATCCCGACCCACAGCAGCTGGAAGGCCTTGGGGCGGAAACAGCAACGCAAATTCGAGCAGGAAATGCTGGCGTTGGAACGTGAGCATGACACCGCCGTCATGGAACTGATGGCCTATGTAAAAGGCAATCCGTTTAGCCGTGGCGTTGGTGCCTCCATCAATTAA
- a CDS encoding UDP-2,3-diacylglucosamine diphosphatase: MTTTPVRSAFISDVHLGTSACQAQYLLDFLDNCQMEYLYLVGDIIDLLHMRKRVNFTPLHEQVVEKVMWLARNGTRVIYIPGNHDALMRRFCGQMVAGIEIHRNRVHYCADGRRFFVSHGDEFDSALHAGVFWYVVGDLSHTLLLRLNTLLNGLRRMFKLPYWSLAGYLKKRIGKANEFIRRFEKIAARQARELKYDGFICGHIHQSGMRRIDGVLYCNDGDWVEHCTALIETKQGLFELMHWADHREVLIRETELSEEWEAIPQAN, encoded by the coding sequence ATGACTACAACCCCGGTTCGCTCTGCTTTCATATCCGATGTGCATTTGGGCACTTCGGCTTGTCAGGCACAATATTTGCTGGACTTCTTGGACAACTGCCAGATGGAGTATTTGTATCTGGTGGGGGACATCATTGACCTGTTGCACATGCGCAAGCGAGTGAATTTTACGCCACTGCATGAGCAGGTGGTGGAAAAGGTGATGTGGCTGGCTCGCAATGGTACACGGGTAATCTACATACCGGGCAACCACGATGCATTGATGCGTCGCTTTTGTGGCCAGATGGTGGCTGGGATCGAGATCCATCGTAACCGGGTGCATTACTGTGCAGATGGGCGCAGATTTTTTGTGAGTCATGGGGATGAGTTTGACAGCGCACTGCATGCTGGAGTGTTCTGGTATGTGGTTGGTGATCTTTCGCACACTTTATTGTTGCGGTTGAATACATTGTTAAACGGTCTGCGACGAATGTTTAAGCTGCCTTATTGGTCATTAGCGGGTTATTTGAAAAAACGTATTGGCAAAGCCAACGAGTTCATTCGTCGCTTTGAAAAAATAGCCGCTCGGCAGGCTCGCGAATTGAAGTATGATGGCTTCATCTGTGGTCATATACATCAAAGTGGTATGCGAAGGATTGATGGGGTTTTGTACTGCAATGACGGTGACTGGGTTGAGCATTGCACTGCATTGATTGAAACAAAACAGGGCCTTTTTGAACTAATGCATTGGGCGGATCACAGGGAAGTGCTGATTCGTGAAACGGAATTGTCAGAAGAATGGGAAGCCATTCCTCAAGCCAACTGA
- the nhaD gene encoding sodium:proton antiporter NhaD — protein sequence MNLNRLWVVLLALFGAGPALASDNLHMISHPLAITAVVLFVVAYGFVIAEEFIHMRKSKPVILGAGIIWVLVAIVAGEVEGGREMLDHAVDHNVNEYAALFLFLLTAMIYINALTERNVFEKLRSVLVKKGFSFRALFWITGWLAFFISPVADNLTTALLMGAVVLAVGADNPRFVSLSFVNIVIAANAGGAFSPFGDITTLMVWQSDKAEFFDFFSLFLPAVVNFVVPAFIMNFAVPKVTPAPIEEEVSMRRGARRICVLFLCTIATAVCFEQFLHLPPFLGMMTGLSYLLLFSYYIKITQYSEEGPAEFNIFNKVARAEWDTLLFFFGVIFCVGGLGTLGYLAEVSIIMYEGWGATTANIIVGVLSALVDNIPVMFAVLTMSPEMDLNQWLLVTLTAGVGGSLLSVGSAAGVALMGQSKGLYTFFSHLKWSWAIALGYIASIACHMALSGMF from the coding sequence ATGAATTTAAATCGGTTATGGGTGGTGCTGTTGGCACTGTTCGGGGCTGGGCCTGCGCTGGCTTCAGACAATTTGCATATGATCTCTCATCCGTTGGCCATCACCGCAGTGGTACTGTTTGTTGTTGCCTACGGTTTCGTCATTGCAGAAGAATTCATCCATATGCGCAAATCCAAACCGGTGATCCTGGGGGCAGGCATCATCTGGGTGTTGGTGGCCATTGTAGCGGGTGAGGTAGAAGGCGGCCGCGAAATGCTGGATCACGCGGTGGATCACAATGTAAACGAATACGCTGCATTATTTCTATTCCTGCTGACGGCCATGATTTATATCAATGCCTTGACAGAACGGAACGTCTTTGAAAAATTACGCTCCGTCCTGGTGAAGAAAGGCTTCAGTTTTCGTGCGCTGTTCTGGATAACCGGCTGGTTGGCGTTTTTTATCTCTCCGGTAGCGGATAACCTGACTACCGCCCTGTTGATGGGGGCAGTGGTGCTGGCAGTCGGTGCTGATAACCCGCGTTTCGTCTCCCTGTCATTCGTCAATATCGTCATCGCTGCCAATGCGGGCGGTGCCTTCAGCCCCTTCGGGGATATTACCACCTTGATGGTATGGCAAAGTGATAAGGCGGAGTTCTTTGATTTCTTCAGTCTCTTCCTGCCTGCGGTGGTGAATTTCGTGGTGCCCGCCTTTATCATGAACTTTGCTGTGCCGAAAGTGACACCGGCCCCTATTGAAGAAGAAGTCAGCATGAGAAGAGGGGCTCGCCGTATTTGCGTATTGTTCCTCTGCACCATCGCCACTGCCGTGTGCTTTGAGCAATTCCTGCATCTGCCCCCATTCTTGGGGATGATGACCGGCCTTAGCTATCTGCTGCTGTTCTCCTATTACATCAAAATCACCCAGTATTCCGAAGAAGGCCCCGCTGAGTTCAATATTTTCAACAAGGTGGCGCGTGCGGAATGGGATACCTTGCTGTTCTTCTTCGGCGTAATCTTCTGTGTTGGTGGTTTGGGTACCTTGGGTTATCTGGCAGAAGTGTCGATCATTATGTATGAGGGCTGGGGCGCCACTACGGCGAACATCATTGTAGGGGTTCTGTCCGCCTTGGTGGATAACATTCCGGTGATGTTTGCGGTGTTAACCATGAGCCCTGAAATGGACTTGAATCAGTGGTTGTTGGTGACCTTAACCGCCGGTGTGGGTGGTAGCTTACTGTCTGTGGGCTCGGCCGCCGGTGTGGCGCTGATGGGCCAGTCCAAGGGGCTTTATACCTTCTTCAGCCATCTGAAGTGGAGCTGGGCCATCGCCTTGGGCTATATAGCCAGTATTGCCTGTCACATGGCGCTGTCTGGAATGTTCTAA
- a CDS encoding AAA family ATPase has product MKNDFSVEQIKSGFAQSGYICNDNIAMTMFLAHQLEKPVLVEGPPGVGKTELAKATAQFLNWDLIRLQCYEGLDEAKALYEWKYGKQLLYTQVLKDKLGDLLKGAHGLAESIDRLHEFGDIFYSEQFLEPRPLLQALQAEQGTVLLIDEIDKADNEFESFLLEMLSDYQISIPEIGTIKARRHPIVFLTSNNTRELSDALKRRCLHLFIPFPDATLERSIIQSRVPGINDKLRQQLVGFVQEVRKLDLKKQPAISETIDWARTLLLLHSESLSPELVETTLNVLLKHEEDINNVKDDMRSLFNKLFKS; this is encoded by the coding sequence ATGAAAAACGATTTCAGCGTTGAACAAATCAAATCCGGCTTCGCCCAATCCGGCTACATATGTAACGACAACATTGCGATGACAATGTTCCTGGCCCACCAGCTGGAAAAACCCGTATTGGTGGAAGGCCCACCCGGCGTGGGGAAAACCGAGCTAGCCAAAGCAACCGCGCAGTTTTTAAATTGGGATTTGATTCGTCTGCAATGCTATGAAGGCCTGGATGAAGCCAAAGCCCTGTATGAATGGAAATACGGCAAGCAGCTGCTGTATACACAAGTACTCAAAGATAAGCTCGGCGACCTACTAAAAGGTGCCCATGGCCTGGCAGAATCCATAGACCGTCTGCATGAGTTTGGCGATATCTTTTATTCAGAGCAGTTTCTGGAGCCCCGCCCCCTGCTGCAGGCGCTGCAAGCCGAGCAAGGCACGGTATTGCTGATCGACGAAATCGACAAAGCCGACAACGAATTTGAATCATTTCTGCTGGAGATGCTGTCGGATTACCAGATATCCATCCCCGAGATCGGCACCATCAAAGCGCGCCGCCATCCCATTGTTTTTCTAACCAGCAACAATACAAGAGAGCTAAGCGATGCACTTAAACGCCGCTGCCTGCACCTGTTCATTCCGTTTCCGGACGCGACATTAGAACGCAGCATTATTCAGTCTCGTGTGCCCGGCATCAATGACAAGTTACGGCAACAGTTGGTGGGTTTCGTACAGGAAGTTCGCAAACTGGATTTAAAGAAGCAGCCCGCTATCAGCGAAACCATCGACTGGGCCCGCACACTCTTATTACTGCATTCTGAAAGCCTGTCTCCTGAATTGGTAGAAACGACTTTGAACGTTCTGTTGAAACATGAAGAGGATATCAACAACGTTAAGGATGATATGCGCAGCCTGTTCAACAAACTCTTCAAAAGCTGA
- a CDS encoding DUF5076 domain-containing protein translates to MTEQPKTLPIPPEVQNTDAHELVRVWDVDGKQHVSISSGLGGSPKQFGQLLAQIALYSSQIYEKTEKLERADCLRQILMGFKEEVAKEVTRGS, encoded by the coding sequence ATGACAGAGCAACCTAAAACCCTGCCAATACCTCCGGAAGTTCAAAATACCGACGCGCACGAGCTGGTTCGGGTCTGGGATGTGGATGGCAAACAACACGTTTCCATCAGCAGTGGATTAGGTGGATCCCCCAAACAATTTGGCCAGTTACTGGCACAGATTGCCCTGTACAGCTCACAGATATATGAGAAAACTGAAAAGCTGGAACGGGCCGATTGTCTGCGCCAAATACTGATGGGATTTAAAGAGGAAGTTGCCAAAGAAGTTACTCGCGGCAGCTGA
- a CDS encoding substrate-binding domain-containing protein: MVKYRYGNGSAFLFSVFLFVSMFSSWCWSQSVESPSPKLWKQALEKTSSTAAEIELFSIVGSNTVGEKLAPALVSGFLREQGFENIAIVANGAEHKQKVVARMRAGDRFVVIAVPVAAQGSSTGFKALKDRTADLAASSRPIKVDEQADLAFMGNMLGIDNEHIVAIDGLAIVIHPDNPITKLPLQTVNSIFTGKVSNWSQLGGRAGAINVHARDDRSGTFDTFQRLVLNKDNLTSKAKRYESNDDLSKAVQQDVNAIGFVALPSIGGTKALAVSDGVAKPLLPSDLTVATEDYPLSRRLYFYSSNPQGRKPVVSDFLAYVRGNAGQSIVAQTGYVAQALFAMAIEPEDGRLAGWQRMNLNIRFEDGSSTLDNKSELDVQRLAEYLSKSGNDKRKVTLVGFSNPVTGGASQSSISRLRAQNVRWALRNKNIRNKLSALAGSAVTVSDPDSLNADRNRRVEVWIQ; this comes from the coding sequence ATGGTGAAGTATCGTTACGGCAATGGATCTGCCTTTCTGTTTAGTGTTTTTCTTTTTGTAAGTATGTTCAGTTCCTGGTGCTGGTCTCAGTCAGTTGAGTCACCATCGCCGAAGCTTTGGAAGCAGGCCCTGGAGAAAACATCCTCTACTGCAGCAGAAATAGAGCTGTTCTCTATCGTTGGCTCCAACACCGTCGGTGAGAAGCTGGCTCCCGCACTGGTTAGTGGATTTCTACGGGAGCAGGGGTTTGAAAATATAGCAATCGTCGCAAATGGGGCAGAGCACAAGCAGAAAGTCGTCGCCCGTATGCGCGCAGGTGATCGGTTCGTTGTCATCGCCGTGCCTGTTGCTGCCCAAGGATCGAGCACTGGATTCAAGGCGTTAAAGGATCGCACTGCAGATCTGGCGGCTTCTTCTCGTCCGATTAAAGTCGATGAACAAGCTGACTTGGCCTTTATGGGCAATATGCTTGGTATTGATAATGAACATATTGTCGCGATTGATGGCTTGGCTATTGTCATTCATCCTGACAACCCGATCACTAAATTGCCACTGCAAACGGTTAACAGCATCTTCACCGGCAAAGTATCCAATTGGTCCCAATTGGGTGGCAGAGCGGGTGCCATTAATGTCCATGCCCGCGACGATAGATCCGGTACATTCGATACCTTCCAGCGATTGGTGTTGAATAAGGATAACCTAACCTCAAAAGCCAAACGTTACGAATCCAATGATGATCTGTCGAAGGCGGTACAGCAGGATGTCAACGCCATTGGCTTTGTCGCATTACCCAGTATTGGCGGCACCAAAGCGCTGGCGGTATCGGATGGTGTAGCCAAGCCGCTGTTGCCATCCGATCTGACGGTTGCCACAGAGGACTATCCTTTGTCACGTCGCTTGTATTTTTACTCTTCGAACCCACAGGGGCGGAAACCGGTGGTCAGCGATTTTCTGGCCTATGTTCGCGGTAATGCGGGTCAATCCATAGTGGCTCAGACCGGCTACGTGGCGCAGGCGCTGTTTGCTATGGCGATAGAACCTGAGGATGGCCGACTGGCCGGTTGGCAGCGCATGAACCTGAATATTCGGTTTGAAGATGGCTCCTCTACACTGGATAACAAGTCGGAGCTTGACGTGCAGCGTTTGGCTGAATATCTGTCAAAAAGCGGCAATGACAAGCGCAAAGTTACCCTGGTGGGCTTTTCCAACCCCGTCACCGGTGGCGCCAGTCAGTCCAGCATTTCCCGTTTACGGGCGCAGAATGTGCGCTGGGCGTTGCGTAATAAGAATATTCGCAACAAATTGTCAGCCTTGGCTGGTAGTGCTGTAACGGTATCTGACCCCGACAGCCTGAATGCCGATCGTAATCGGCGTGTAGAGGTTTGGATTCAGTAA
- a CDS encoding EAL domain-containing response regulator has product MRILCVEGNKTFRSILEKQLTMEGLSCRFLANGAEGLSAARQIAFDFVCVSMFPDDMQATHFIEELRKIPCYVHTPVVLFTSQYDEQVLTDVLKAGATEVFHRQDLETLITFVRRYLGRYEPLAGSVMYVEDSLVQQQAVSLILRNVGLDVMCVTSAEEAWELFQQNSYDLLIVDVVLTGDMSGIRLVNNVRRLCGDAGDTPILAVSAYDEPSRRIELLNRGANDYVCKPVLQDELIARIRGLIGQKRLLEQVRLEQAKTLHRFEYLDATTDLPNRKMLLQILEQEMARAIKHNYFSALLYVDLNSFRAINDTMGHSVGDQLLRMVAQRLSRIKRREDSLASLGGDDFAMVLSELSEDRQVAADYCRGVADQIQRAMARPFEIDGKLVHSEATVGMVLFPLHQTSSVDVLRQGESAFEQARQESSSRVSFFSREMQRQAEQRFTLQNALRHAVRQQKLEIYYQPIFDPNGQLLSLEALSRWRHNGEMIPPDLFISVAEECGLIHELGDWVISTVAGHLRRWQQLGLPNSFEGVAINISPYQLLQERFSVHLLKRLDELGLRCDLLKIEITENALIANVDRTSVQLARLRDCGIRVSLDDFGIGYSSMSYLQQLPVDQLKIDRSFIWNMHSNPAALAIVQTIITMGQSLSMQVVAEGVETLEQQQQLVSMGCNALQGFFLQIPMTFTDTEAFLKAGQRSQARPQA; this is encoded by the coding sequence ATGCGCATTCTGTGTGTGGAAGGAAACAAAACGTTTCGCTCCATTCTCGAAAAGCAGTTGACCATGGAAGGGCTGAGTTGCCGCTTTCTGGCCAACGGTGCCGAAGGATTGTCAGCGGCCCGCCAGATCGCATTCGATTTTGTCTGTGTGTCCATGTTCCCGGATGACATGCAGGCCACCCACTTTATTGAAGAACTGCGAAAAATCCCCTGCTATGTGCACACACCCGTTGTGCTGTTTACCTCTCAGTACGACGAACAGGTTCTGACAGACGTGCTGAAAGCCGGTGCCACGGAGGTGTTTCATCGCCAGGATCTGGAAACACTGATCACCTTTGTGCGCCGTTATCTTGGCCGTTACGAGCCCCTCGCAGGCAGCGTTATGTATGTGGAGGATTCTCTGGTTCAGCAGCAGGCCGTTTCCCTGATTTTACGCAATGTGGGGCTGGACGTGATGTGTGTCACCAGCGCCGAGGAGGCCTGGGAGCTGTTTCAACAGAACAGTTACGACCTGCTTATCGTGGATGTTGTTCTTACCGGCGACATGAGCGGCATCCGGTTGGTGAATAACGTCCGCCGCTTGTGTGGTGATGCTGGCGATACCCCTATTTTGGCGGTCAGCGCATACGATGAACCGTCCCGGCGTATCGAGTTGCTGAATCGCGGTGCCAACGATTATGTGTGCAAACCGGTACTGCAGGATGAATTAATTGCGCGCATACGAGGCCTTATCGGCCAGAAGCGGCTGTTAGAGCAGGTGCGGCTTGAGCAGGCCAAAACCTTGCATCGATTTGAGTATCTGGATGCCACCACCGATTTACCCAATCGCAAGATGCTGTTGCAAATTCTTGAACAGGAAATGGCTCGTGCGATAAAGCATAATTATTTCAGTGCGTTGCTATATGTCGATCTCAACAGTTTTCGAGCCATCAACGACACCATGGGGCACAGTGTGGGTGATCAGCTGTTGCGTATGGTGGCCCAGCGTTTGAGCCGTATCAAGCGTCGCGAGGACAGCTTGGCGTCGTTGGGCGGCGATGATTTTGCCATGGTGCTGTCGGAGTTGTCGGAAGATCGTCAGGTCGCGGCGGATTATTGCCGTGGTGTTGCGGATCAGATCCAGCGTGCCATGGCTCGGCCCTTTGAAATTGATGGCAAGCTGGTGCACAGCGAAGCCACTGTGGGTATGGTGCTGTTTCCATTGCATCAGACCTCCAGCGTGGATGTGCTGCGTCAGGGTGAAAGCGCATTTGAGCAGGCCCGGCAGGAATCCAGCAGCAGGGTATCGTTCTTTTCCCGCGAGATGCAGCGCCAGGCAGAGCAGCGGTTCACTTTGCAGAATGCCCTCCGTCATGCAGTGCGCCAGCAGAAGCTGGAGATTTACTACCAACCAATATTCGACCCCAATGGACAGTTGCTGAGCTTGGAGGCCCTGTCCCGCTGGCGCCATAACGGTGAGATGATACCGCCTGATCTGTTTATCAGTGTGGCGGAGGAGTGCGGCTTGATTCATGAGCTGGGGGACTGGGTCATCAGTACCGTTGCTGGCCATCTACGGCGTTGGCAGCAGCTGGGGCTGCCAAACAGCTTTGAGGGTGTCGCCATCAATATCAGCCCCTATCAATTGTTGCAGGAGCGTTTCTCGGTGCATTTGCTCAAGCGGCTGGATGAATTGGGGCTACGTTGTGATTTACTCAAGATCGAAATCACAGAAAATGCCCTTATTGCCAATGTGGATCGCACCAGCGTGCAGCTGGCCCGGCTACGTGACTGTGGAATTCGGGTGTCGTTGGACGATTTCGGTATCGGTTACTCCTCGATGTCATATCTGCAGCAGCTGCCGGTGGATCAGCTTAAGATTGATCGTAGCTTTATTTGGAATATGCACAGCAACCCGGCTGCCCTGGCCATTGTGCAGACCATCATCACCATGGGGCAGTCCCTGTCCATGCAGGTGGTGGCAGAGGGGGTGGAAACCCTAGAACAGCAACAACAGCTGGTATCCATGGGGTGTAATGCCTTGCAAGGTTTTTTTCTGCAGATACCGATGACCTTTACCGACACCGAAGCCTTTCTCAAGGCTGGACAGCGTTCCCAAGCGCGGCCGCAAGCCTGA
- a CDS encoding vWA domain-containing protein, giving the protein MDRILVDFVKALRGNGVRISTSETLDAIHAVDLVGYGQRSQLKSALSLTLAKSEEEKSRFDSCFDQFFHFNSFEQFEQPTQKPPPKNPLERIISLSSSNPADNPAEAESPLGQMLMQGDGQALASAMANAASVANVRDIKVMTQKGLYGRRMMMAMGLEAMEQEMWAAEASDDLQEQALARSLRDARERLREEVKHYVERQYLLQASGESRALRESVMRETSLENLREFKDVQNLVRKLAKKLVATHSRRRKVYQRGKLDVRNTIRHNIPYSGVLLETHWKTKRVDKPKVMAICDVSGSVSQYSRFLLMFLYSLTEVISNVRAFAFSSDLQEVTQWFENENIDTAINLTLDRIGGGSTDYGQSLQTFSNLCLNQVDHRTTVIILGDARNNYGDARTELLQAIQSRARQLIWLNPESRLRWGSGDSEMKRYKPYCSWAEPCQSLNQLERFIGNLLRYNQ; this is encoded by the coding sequence ATGGATCGTATTTTAGTGGATTTCGTCAAAGCGCTACGGGGCAATGGGGTGCGTATATCCACCTCGGAAACCCTGGATGCCATCCACGCGGTGGACCTTGTGGGGTATGGACAAAGAAGCCAGTTGAAATCCGCTTTGAGCCTGACTTTGGCCAAAAGCGAAGAAGAGAAATCACGTTTTGATAGCTGCTTTGATCAGTTCTTTCACTTCAACAGTTTCGAACAGTTTGAACAACCCACACAGAAACCACCTCCGAAAAACCCACTTGAACGAATAATCTCACTCTCCTCCAGCAACCCTGCCGATAACCCGGCCGAGGCAGAATCTCCGCTGGGACAAATGCTGATGCAGGGCGACGGCCAAGCTTTGGCCAGCGCAATGGCAAACGCCGCCAGCGTCGCCAACGTGCGTGACATCAAAGTCATGACTCAGAAAGGTCTGTATGGTCGCCGCATGATGATGGCGATGGGGCTGGAAGCCATGGAGCAGGAAATGTGGGCAGCAGAGGCCTCTGATGATCTACAGGAGCAAGCCCTGGCAAGATCCCTGCGGGATGCCCGTGAGCGTCTGCGAGAGGAAGTAAAGCATTATGTAGAGCGCCAATACCTGCTGCAGGCCAGTGGAGAAAGTCGAGCCCTGCGTGAATCGGTAATGCGCGAGACCAGCCTGGAGAATCTTCGCGAATTCAAGGATGTCCAAAACCTGGTACGCAAACTGGCGAAAAAACTGGTTGCCACTCATTCCCGCCGCCGCAAAGTTTATCAACGTGGCAAACTGGATGTGCGTAACACCATCCGCCATAACATTCCATACAGCGGGGTGTTACTGGAAACCCACTGGAAAACCAAGCGTGTTGACAAGCCCAAGGTAATGGCGATCTGTGATGTAAGCGGATCTGTAAGCCAGTATTCCCGTTTTCTGCTGATGTTTTTGTACAGCCTGACAGAAGTGATCTCTAACGTGCGTGCCTTTGCTTTTTCTTCCGACTTGCAGGAAGTTACGCAATGGTTTGAGAATGAGAACATCGATACCGCCATCAACCTTACACTGGATCGCATCGGCGGCGGCTCTACGGACTATGGCCAATCGCTGCAAACCTTCAGCAACCTGTGTTTGAATCAGGTAGATCACCGTACAACCGTGATAATACTGGGTGATGCACGAAACAACTACGGTGATGCTCGCACCGAATTGCTGCAGGCCATTCAGTCTCGCGCCCGCCAATTGATCTGGCTCAACCCGGAAAGCCGGTTGCGCTGGGGCAGTGGCGACTCCGAAATGAAGCGTTACAAGCCTTACTGCAGTTGGGCCGAGCCTTGCCAGTCACTCAACCAGTTGGAACGCTTCATCGGCAATCTGCTACGCTATAACCAATAA